A part of Ictalurus furcatus strain D&B chromosome 8, Billie_1.0, whole genome shotgun sequence genomic DNA contains:
- the LOC128611342 gene encoding protein inscuteable homolog, producing MMETPKTSRANSTPLTMPTRMHVIQVDSVQRWMEDLRHMTEVECMCVLQSKPLGVDEDTASELIIPGVGVASDHVTRDNLQTLLKRALVVSTELGKMFQRLEKGRWQRVHGTAVRANCHVRSLVHECSAHRTNNTHMQKYEATLLEKCMELTVITERCLHTDDEYFLKSMKEAIHEILTDVSDSFSQMIDMALANEIQVLIRQVEESDDVFLMENAISNLLSLTQDGPQLCSIIAKEGAVVALLKICRQDCFSSLYAPALRTVASICCVEEGINQLEKVDGVLCLADILTDDGCTEAARAEAAAVVAQITSPHHSNTHHLSSFIESMQDIVSALIKLCETASCGEVFLLASAALANITFFDSLACEILLQLNAVHILLQACRDRQRVDTPYSKDQVVTILANLSVLEQTALEVLQENGLERLLVLLGEKPSSSSPSEGAACERVQQKAAVTLARLSRDPDVAQAAIQLQAVPRLIELCRSPAERNSSDSVLVACLAALRRLAAGCSDSIDPADHQQLIKPRLVDSFLLCSNMEESFV from the exons gatgcATGTAATCCAGGTGGACTCAGTGCAGCGTTGGATGGAGGATCTGCGTCACATGACCGAGgtggagtgtatgtgtgtgctgcagtccAAGCCACTGGGTGTGGACGAGGACACTGCAAGCGAGCTCATCATCCCCGGGGTGGGTGTGGCCAGTGATCATGTGACACGAGACAACCTACAGACTCTCCTGAAGAGGGCACTGGTTGTTAGCACTGAGTTGGGCAAGATGTTCCAGCGTCTAGAGAAAGGAAGATGGCAGCGTGTACAtggaactgctgtcagagccaACTGCCACGTCCGCTCACTGGTGCACGAGTGCAGTgcgcacagaaccaacaacacacacatgcagaag TATGAGGCCACTCTGCTGGAGAAGTGTATGGAGCTCACTGTCATCACTGAGAG GTGTCTCCACACAGATGATGAATATTTCCTCAAATCCATGAAGGAGGCCATTCACGAGATTCTCACAGATGTCAGTGATTCATTCAGCCAAATGATTGACATGGCCTTAGCCAATGAAATACAG GTCCTGATCAGGCAGGTTGAGGAGTCAGATGATGTGTTCCTCATGGAGAACGCAATCAGTAACCTGCTGTCTCTCACTCAGGATGGACCGCAGCTCTGCAGCATCATCGCCAAA gaaggTGCAGTCGTAGCTCTGTTGAAGATCTGTAGGCAGGACTGTTTCAGCTCTTTATACGCTCCTGCACTCAGGACTGTCGCCTCCATCTGCTGCGTGGAGGAGGGAATCAACCAACTGGagaaa gtggatgGTGTACTGTGTCTGGCTGATATTCTGACTGATGACGGTTGTACAGAAGCAGCTCGAGCTGAAGCAGCTGCTGTTGTGGCTCAGATCACGTCTCCTCaccactccaacacacaccacCTGTCCAGCTTCATCGAGAGCATGCAGGACATCGTCTCCGCCCTCATCA agctgTGTGAGACTGCATCGTGTGGTGAGGTGTTCCTCTTAGCCTCGGCTGCTCTGGCGAACATCACTTTCTTTGACAGTTTAGCGTGTGAGATCCTGCTGCAGCTGAACGCAGTGCACATCCTCCTCCAGGCCTGCAGGGATCGACAGAGAGTCGACACACCTTACTCTAAAGACCAG GTCGTAACAATTTTGGCCaatttgtctgttttggagcaAACAGCATTGGAGGTCTTACAGGAGAATG GATTGGAGCGTCTGCTTGTGCTGCTAGGAGAGAAACCATCTTCCTCCAGTCCATCAGAGGGCGCTGCGTGTGAGCGAGTTCAGCAGAAAGCTGCAGTAACACTCGCGCGGTTAAGCCGAGATCCCGACGTTGCTCAAGCTGCCATCCAGCTTCAAG ccgTGCCGCGTCTCATCGAGCTGTGTCGATCTCCAGCTGAGAGAAACAGCAGTGACTCTGTTTTGGTGGCCTGTCTG gcgGCTCTAAGGCGATTGGCTGCTGGATGTTCTGACAGTATCGACCCGGCGGATCATCAGCAGCTCATTAAGCCGCGGCTCGTCGACTCGTTCCTGCTCTGTTCCAACATGGAGGAGagttttgtctaa